CCTGGCACCCGCGCACCAGGTCTGATTCTTACGCCACGCCTGACGTTCGCTCACCGCGCTCGACGCGTGCACGCCCCGCGCCTGACGCGCGTCCCGCTCTCCGAGCACCCCTCCCCCGGCACCCCGGAAGGCCGCCCGTGTTCCGCACCGCCTTGCGCAATGTCCTCGCGCACAAAGCCCGCCTGCTGATGACCATGCTCGCCGTTCTGCTCGGCGTCGCCTTCGTCGTGGGCACCCTCGTCTTCACCGACACCGTCGCCAACGCCTACAAGGAGCGGTACCTCACCACCCTGCGCGATGTCTCAGTTCAGGTCACACCGCCGTTCGACGAGGAATCCGGCGAGCCCGCAACCATGGGTGAGGACACGCTCCGGCGCCTGCAACGGCTGCCCGGCGTGGCGTCCGTGACCGGCTCCGTCGAAGGATTCGCCGCCGTGGCCGCGAAGGACGGCCACCCCCTCGGCGAGGGCAAGGTGGCCATGGCGGGCAACTACTTCCCCCAGGCCGACGGCAAGGACGAACGCCATCCGCTGACCACCGGACGCGCCCCCACCGGGCCCGACGAGGTGCTGGTGGACACCAGCACCGCCGACCAGGGCGGCTACAAGGTGGGCGACACCGTCCGGCTGGCCATCGACGGACCGGTGCTGCACAAGAAGCTCGTCGGCATCGTCCGCACCGACGACACCTCCGGCTCCGGCGGCACCTCGGTGTTCTTCGACAACGCCACCGCGCAGAAACTGCTTCTGAAGCCGGGTCAGTACGACGGCTTCTCCCTCAAGGCCGAGCGCGGCGCCTCCGAGCAGCGCCTCGCGGCCGAGGCGCGCGACCTGCTGCCCAAGGACTCCGACATCAGCACGGGGGCGCAGATGCGCGAGCAGCAGCGGGCCGAGGCCGCCGAGGGGGCGGACGGGCTCAGCCAGGTACTGCTCGTCTTCGCGGCCATCGCCCTGTTCGTCGGCATCTTCGTCATCGGCAACACCTTCACCATGCTGGTCACCCAGCGTTCGCAGGAGATGGCCCTGATGCGGGCCGTCGGCGCCGAACGCCGCCAGGTGACCCGTTCCGTCCTCATCGAGGCCGCCCTGCTGGGGCTGTGCGCAGGGGCCGCAGGGTTCCTCCTCGGTATCGGCGTGGCCATGAGCATGCGGCAACTGTTCGCGTCCACCGGATCCGGCGTCCCCGACGGGCCGTTGGTCGTCGCTCCGGGCACCGTGCTGGTCTCATTCCTGGTGGGCGTCGTCGTCACCACGCTCGCCGCCTATCTGCCGGCCCGCCGCGCCGCCGCCGTGCCTCCCGTGGCCGCCATGTCCGCGCTCCACACACCCCCGCCGGTCCGCAGCCTCCGCAGGCGCAACACCATCGGTGTCGCCCTGATCGTGCTCGGTGTGCTCGGCGTGGTCGCCGCGGCGTCCAGCGGCGACCAGGGCCGCACCATCGTCCTCTTCCCGTCCGCCCTGCTGCTCATCGGCCTCATCGTGGTGACCCCGGCGCTCTCCGGCCCGGCCATCGCCCTGGCCGGGCCCCTCCTGCGCCGCTTCGGTGTCCCGGGCACGCTGGCCCCCCGCAACGCCCGGCGCAATCCCCGGCGCACCGCCTCCACCGCCTCGGCCCTGATGATCGGGCTGTCCATGGTCACCGGCCTCACGGTGGTCGCGGTGTCCGCCACGGCATCACTGCGCCAGCGGGCCGAGAGCACCGTCACGGCCGACTTCGAGATCTCGTCGAGGAGAGGCGGCTCCCTGCCGGCGTCGGTCCATGACACCTTGGCGAAGTCCACGGCCGTGACCTCCTCGAGCCCGCAGCGCCTGAGCACCGTCCGGATCGGCGGCGACGAGGTGAACCTGACCGGTGTGGACACCCGGAGCATCGGCGACCTTCTCGACCCGAGCTTCGCATCGGGTTCGCTCGCGGCACTGGGCGCCGGAGGCGGCAAGAACCTGCTGATCGACACCTCGACGGCCGACGTCTACGGATGGACCATGGGCCGGCGCGTTGCGGTGGTCTACGGCGACGGCAGCCGGGGCACCCTGCGGATCGGAGGCATCTACCGCAACGACGAATTCCTCCCGGCCACCATGATGCCGCTCGCCACCCTCCAGCCCCATCTGAAGGAGGTCGAGGACACCTCGGTCCTGGTGCACACCAAGGACGGCGACGGCGAGACGGTACGGCGGTCCCTGCAGCGCGCCCTCGACCAGAACCCCCTCATCCGGCTTCGGAACACCGATGACCTGGCCGATTCCGCCGGCGGCGGGGACATCACCCTGCTCCTCAACATGCTGTACGGGCTGCTGGCCATGGCCGTGGTGATCGCCGTCCTGGGAGTCGTCAACACCCTCGCGATGTCCGTGTTCGAACGCACCCGTGAGATCGGGATGCTGCGCGCGGTGGGGCTCCAGCCCGAGCAGACCAAACGGATGATCCACCTGGAGTCCGTCCTCATCTCGCTGTTCGGGGCCCTTCTGGGCATCGGCGCGGGCATCTTCCTCGGCTGGGCCGCGGGCAGGATCGCCTCCGACGGCATCCAGGGGTACGAGATGGTCGTCCCCTGGGGCCGCATCGCCGTGGCCCTCGTGGGCGCCGCACTCGTCGGCGTGGTGGCGGGACTCTGGCCCGCCCGCCGGGCGGCCCGGCTGAACGTCCTCACCGCCCTCAAGGCGGACTGAAGCACACGCGGCACGACCTGGAACCCGGACGGCGGTCGGACGCAGTGCGGATGCCGTTGCTGGGAGCCTCAACACCCCTCAGCAATCCGGGCATTTCGGCCCGGATGGTCCCTCTCGTCACCAGAGCGTGAGGGCTTCGGCTTGAGTACGGTCTCCCGCTTCTGTCTGCCGCTGGTGCGGCAGGGTTGCGCCACCTGCCCGCCCCGTCCCCGTCTTGCGGCGGGGTCGGGTGGCGCGGGTCTTGTGGCCGGCTCCACGAGGCTTCGACACCTTGGCGGTGTCCTGGTCTCCGGCCACTCCGGTACCAGTCGTTATGGCTGCCGAGAGTGCGGCGAGGTTGACGGCGTTGCCGTCCCGGTCGATGACCAGGTGACAGGCATCGCATGCGTAGGTCCGGACGTGCAGCGGCAGTTCGGCTATCACCGCGCCGCATCCGGAACAGGTCTTCGAGGAGGGGTACCAGCGGTCGGCGGCCACGATGCGGCAGCCGTTGCGGCGGGTCTTGCACGTGAGCTGGCGGCGGATCTCCCCGAATCCGGCGTCGGCGATCCTTCGGGCCAGGCGCCGGTTGCGGAGCATTCCGGCGACGTTGAGGTCTTCGACCACGACCGTGCCGTACTCGGCCGTCACGGCGGTGGTCAGCTTGTGCAGGGCGTCGGCACGGAGGTTCGCGACCCGATGGTGGACCTTGTTGCAGGCGGCGTTGGCCTTTCCCCAGCGCTTCGACGCTTTCTGTCAGGTCCTGCGGTCGGGGCCCTGGCGGCGGGACACGGCACGGGAGGCCCGGCTTTGAT
This is a stretch of genomic DNA from Streptomyces sp. NBC_00285. It encodes these proteins:
- a CDS encoding ABC transporter permease: MFRTALRNVLAHKARLLMTMLAVLLGVAFVVGTLVFTDTVANAYKERYLTTLRDVSVQVTPPFDEESGEPATMGEDTLRRLQRLPGVASVTGSVEGFAAVAAKDGHPLGEGKVAMAGNYFPQADGKDERHPLTTGRAPTGPDEVLVDTSTADQGGYKVGDTVRLAIDGPVLHKKLVGIVRTDDTSGSGGTSVFFDNATAQKLLLKPGQYDGFSLKAERGASEQRLAAEARDLLPKDSDISTGAQMREQQRAEAAEGADGLSQVLLVFAAIALFVGIFVIGNTFTMLVTQRSQEMALMRAVGAERRQVTRSVLIEAALLGLCAGAAGFLLGIGVAMSMRQLFASTGSGVPDGPLVVAPGTVLVSFLVGVVVTTLAAYLPARRAAAVPPVAAMSALHTPPPVRSLRRRNTIGVALIVLGVLGVVAAASSGDQGRTIVLFPSALLLIGLIVVTPALSGPAIALAGPLLRRFGVPGTLAPRNARRNPRRTASTASALMIGLSMVTGLTVVAVSATASLRQRAESTVTADFEISSRRGGSLPASVHDTLAKSTAVTSSSPQRLSTVRIGGDEVNLTGVDTRSIGDLLDPSFASGSLAALGAGGGKNLLIDTSTADVYGWTMGRRVAVVYGDGSRGTLRIGGIYRNDEFLPATMMPLATLQPHLKEVEDTSVLVHTKDGDGETVRRSLQRALDQNPLIRLRNTDDLADSAGGGDITLLLNMLYGLLAMAVVIAVLGVVNTLAMSVFERTREIGMLRAVGLQPEQTKRMIHLESVLISLFGALLGIGAGIFLGWAAGRIASDGIQGYEMVVPWGRIAVALVGAALVGVVAGLWPARRAARLNVLTALKAD